The following are encoded together in the Octopus sinensis unplaced genomic scaffold, ASM634580v1 Contig09616, whole genome shotgun sequence genome:
- the LOC115228142 gene encoding trichohyalin-like has product MARKRSEETQNQKEVRQQLDRVRTAVRRDQEPEDQRELRQQLDKVRTAARRDQQPEDQRELRQQLDKVRTAARRDQEPQDQRELRQQRDKVRTGIRREQEPENQRELRQQLNRVRTAVRREQEPGDQRELRQQLDRVRTAVRLDQEPEDQRELRQQLDKVRTAVRREQEPEDQRELRQQLDRVRTAVRRDQEPEDQRELRQSWTRNDSTVEPRPNKNPEKLDELTFNAFRRLPPENILSILLNHFHVDMRQIMVLVRKAWMKVKETTIINCWKKIEENREELVEDKNCGEEVLKEIITEVISEENEDLVKSREFYNGIGTKDKTTILETYEMMDKLENVAQNTSFETLQKYYEFRFQLEKI; this is encoded by the exons ATGGCTAGGAAAAGGTCTGAAGAGACACAGAATCAAAAGGAAGTTCGACAACAGCTGGACAgggtcaggactgctgttagacgGGACCAGGAGCCCGAAGACCagagggaacttagacaacagctggACAAGGTCAGGACTGCTGCTAGACGGGACCAGCAGCCCGAAGACCagagggaacttagacaacagctggACAAGGTCAGGACTGCTGCTAGACGGGACCAGGAGCCCCAAGACCagagggaacttagacaacagcgGGACAAGGTCAGGACTGGGATTAGAAGGGAGCAGGAGCCCGAAAACCagagggaacttagacaacagctgaatagggtcaggactgctgttagacgGGAACAGGAGCCCGGAGACCagagggaacttagacaacagctggatagggtcaggactgctgttagactgGACCAGGAGCCTGAAGACCagagggaacttagacaacagctggacaaggtcaggactgctgttagacgGGAACAGGAGCCCGAAGACCagagggaacttagacaacagctggatagggtcaggactgctgttagacgGGACCAGGAGCCTGAAGACCAGAGGGAACTTAGACAAAGCTGGacaag AAATGATAGTACAGTTGAACCCCGCCCCAACAAAAACCCTGAAAAACTTGACGAATTAACTTTTAATGCTTTTCGTCGATTGCCACCTGAA aatattttatcaattcttttaAATCATTTTCATGTAGATATGCGACAGATTATGGTACTTGTTAGAAAAGCGTGGATGAAAGttaaagaaacaacaataattaattgttggaagaaaatTGAGGAAAATAGAGAAGAATTAGTTGAAGATAAAAATTGCGGGGAAGAAGTCCTGAAAGAAATAATAACTGAAGTAATATCTGAAGAAAACGAAGATCTAGTCAAAAGTCGCGAATTTTATAATGGAATTGGGACAAAGGACAAAACAACGATATTAGAAACGTATGAAATGATGGATAAGTTGGAAAATGTAGCGCAAAATACATCTTTCGAGACACTCCAAAAATATTATGAGTTCAGATTTCAACTTGAAAAgatttaa
- the LOC115228143 gene encoding uncharacterized protein LOC115228143, translating to MSVFKSENKATIKTENEHLSYKNKFGGNITVVLKVNNPSMGSINIFNTLCNMKSIKKARVSRRQSGEFLLNFKVEKDVENFQIELEESKPFGEGGQSLKNKKFGPVAIILKNVPTWIEIEELEDFLKGKVKGKMTLEHFEKRGVRLPIIKLVTSDHGEAQSLVRLGLKIGFSNVKAEWYRKPEVQCYRCQGFGHIARFCKNQEKCLFCSGTHAGTDCKDSNMKKCVNCGSSSHLANYRGCEKAKEASKLKNDKILFRNC from the coding sequence ATGTCAGTTTTCAAGAGTGAAAATAAGGCAACAATAAAGACAGAAAACGAGCATTTATCATATAAAAACAAGTTTGGAGGCAACATTACTGTTGTGCTTAAAGTCAATAACCCCTCGATGGgatctattaatatttttaacacgCTATGCAACATGAAATCGATCAAGAAGGCACGAGTTTCTCGCCGACAGTCAGGAGAGTTTCTACTGAATTTCAAAGTCGAAAAAGATGTGGAAAACTTTCAAATTGAATTAGAAGAAAGCAAACCTTTTGGAGAGGGAGGCCAGTCTCTCAAAAATAAGAAATTCGGGCCAGTGGCAATAATTCTAAAAAATGTCCCAACTTGGATCGAAATTGAGGAACTCGAAGACTTCCTGAAGGGCAAAGTGAAAGGAAAAATGACTCTCGAACATTTTGAGAAAAGGGGAGTGAGACTCCCTATCATTAAATTGGTAACTTCTGATCATGGAGAAGCTCAATCGCTTGTACGATTGGGGCTAAAGATTGGCTTTTCGAATGTAAAGGCCGAGTGGTACAGAAAACCGGAAGTCCAGTGCTATCGATGCCAAGGGTTTGGCCACATAGCACGCTTCTGTAAAAATCAGGAGAAATGTCTATTTTGTTCAGGTACACATGCTGGAACAGATTGCAAGGACTCTAACATGAAAAAATGTGTCAACTGCGGTTCTTCGAGCCACTTGGCAAATTATCGGGGCTGTGAGAAAGCTAAAGAAGCTTCAAAgctgaaaaatgataaaattctgtTCAGAAACTGTTAA